A single region of the Ziziphus jujuba cultivar Dongzao chromosome 10, ASM3175591v1 genome encodes:
- the LOC107412653 gene encoding linoleate 13S-lipoxygenase 2-1, chloroplastic isoform X2 produces the protein MLNPHQLVGNTNLNSAQIVFLVNRPFVHGHQNTTTSQAILSRPYNSFQRKHKQLQICFINPAANIKAIASATTEEEAEEAKEAEKAKEAEKAIKVKAVVTVQPTVGGFFKNLGIDRGLDDIQDLLGKTLQLELVCADLDPGTGQEKETIKGFAQKKGKEEKGKKRGIKYETTFEVPIDFGKVGAILVQNEHHKEMYVEDIVLDGFPYGPVHVVCNSWIHSKFDNPQKRVFFTTKSYLPWETPSGLWRLRKEELETLRGNGEGERKSFERIYDYDVYNDVGDPDKSWDLRRPVLGGKDRPYPRRCRTGRPPCESDPLSEKRSKRFYVPRDECFSEIKQLTFSAKTLRSVLHTLAPSLGTVMVDKNLGFPYFTAIDSLFSEGVDLPPIGNEGFLRTILPRVVKAITDTGGDVLRFETPEAFNRDKFFWFRDEEFARQTLAGLNPYSIRLITEWPLKSKLDPEIYGPQESGITTEMINQEIGGIMTIDEAMKKKKLFILDYHDLLLPFVKRVRQIKGTTLYGSRTIFFLNPDGTLRPLAIELTRPPMDDKPQWKQVFTPCSWHSTGVWLWRIAKTHVLAHDSGYHQLVSHWLRTHCVTEPYVIATNRQLSVMHPIYRLLHPHFRYTIEINALAREALINAEGTIETCFAPGKYAGEVSSVAYDVEWRFDLQALPADLISRGMAVEDPEAPHGLKLTIEDYPFANDGLLLWDAIKEWVSNYVNHYYPDPSQVESDEELQAWWTEIRTKGHEDKKDEPWWPVLKTSKDLIEIITTIVWVTSGHHAAVNFGQYTYAGYFPNRPTIARTNMPTEDPSEEDWKRFMKKPETALLQCFPSKLQAIRVMAVLDILSNHSPDEEYLGETMEQSWADDPIIKAAFERFNERLKMIEGIIDERNENTQFKNRNGAGTLPYELLKPFSPPGVTGKGVPYSISI, from the exons atgctGAATCCTCATCAACTAGTTGGAAATACAAACCTCAACTCAGCCCAAATCGTCTTTCTGGTAAATAGACCTTTTGTCCATGGCCATCAAAATACTACTACTTCGCAAGCCATTCTGTCAAGGCCTTATAATTCGTTCCAAAGAAAACACAAACAGCTTCAGATTTGCTTCATTAATCCAGCTGCCAACATAAAAGCTATAGCCAGTGCCACCACCGAAG AGGAAGCTGAGGAAGCCAAGGAAGCTGAGAAAGCCAAGGAAGCTGAGAAAGCCATTAAAGTGAAAGCCGTGGTAACCGTTCAACCAACGGTTGGTGGCTTTTtcaaaaaccttggtatagacCGAGGGCTTGATGATATTCAAGATTTGCTCGGTAAAACACTCCAGCTTGAGCTTGTTTGCGCCGACCTTGATCCTG GAACGGGACAAGAAAAGGAGACGATAAAAGGGTTCGCCCAAAAGAAAGGTAAAGAGGAGAAAGGGAAAAAGAGAGGGATAAAGTATGAGACCACTTTTGAAGTTCCAATTGATTTTGGTAAGGTTGGAGCGATTTTGGTACAGAATGAGCACCACAAGGAGATGTACGTagaggatattgttcttgatgGATTCCCTTATGGTCCTGTACACGTTGTCTGCAATTCCTGGATACACTCCAAATTTGACAATCCTCAAAAGAGAGTATTTTTCACTACCAAG TCGTATTTGCCATGGGAGACGCCAAGTGGGTTGTGGAGGTTGAGAAAAGAAGAGCTTGAGACTCTCAGAGGGAATGGGGAAGGAGAGCGAAAGAGCTTCGAAAGAATCTACGACTACGACGTCTACAACGATGTCGGCGATCCCGATAAGAGCTGGGATCTCCGCCGCCCCGTCCTCGGCGGCAAAGACCGTCCCTATCCACGCCGTTGCCGGACCGGTCGACCACCTTGTGAATCAG ATCCATTGTCGGAGAAAAGGAGTAAGCGTTTCTATGTTCCACGAGACGAATGCTTCTCGGAGATAAAGCAGCTGACTTTCTCCGCAAAAACTCTCCGCTCGGTTTTGCATACATTAGCACCTTCCTTGGGGACAGTAATGGTGGATAAAAACCTGGGATTTCCTTACTTCACAGCCATTGATTCCCTTTTCAGCGAAGGGGTGGATCTGCCTCCCATTGGAAACGAAGGCTTTCTCAGAACAATTCTTCCTCGTGTCGTCAAAGCTATTACCGATACCGGAGGAGATGTTTTGCGCTTTGAGACCCCTGAAGCCTTTAACC GGGATAAGTTTTTCTGGTTTAGGGACGAGGAATTTGCAAGGCAGACCCTTGCTGGACTCAACCCTTATAGCATACGGTTGATCACG GAATGGCCATTAAAGAGTAAACTTGATCCTGAGATATACGGTCCACAGGAATCAGGAATCACTACAGAAATGATAAATCAAGAGATTGGAGGCATCATGACCATCGATGAG gccatgaagaaaaagaagttgTTCATCTTAGATTACCACGACCTTTTGTTACCTTTTGTTAAAAGAGTAAGACAGATTAAAGGGACAACACTATATGGATCACGAACAATATTCTTCCTAAACCCAGATGGCACATTGAGACCATTGGCCATTGAGCTCACCCGACCACCAATGGATGATAAACCCCAGTggaagcaagttttcacacccTGCAGTTGGCATTCTACTGGTGTCTGGCTATGGAGGATTGCCAAAACTCATGTTCTCGCCCATGATTCTGGTTATCACCAACTCGTTAGTCACTG GCTAAGAACTCATTGTGTAACAGAACCTTATGTAATTGCCACGAACAGGCAACTTAGTGTGATGCATCCAATCTATAGACTATTGCATCCTCATTTCCGGTACACGATAGAGATCAATGCTCTTGCACGAGAAGCGCTTATCAATGCCGAAGGCACCATTGAGACTTGTTTTGCACCTGGCAAGTACGCCGGAGAGGTTAGCTCTGTTGCTTATGACGTTGAATGGCGCTTCGACTTGCAAGCATTGCCTGCTGACCTTATTAGCAG AGGAATGGCTGTTGAAGACCCAGAAGCCCCACATGGCCTGAAGCTCACAATTGAAGATTACCCTTTTGCAAATGATGGTTTACTTCTATGGGATGCCATAAAAGAATGGGTCTCTAACTATGTGAACCATTACTACCCTGATCCGAGCCAAGTAGAATCTGATGAAGAGCTTCAAGCATGGTGGACAGAGATCAGAACTAAAGGCCATGAAGACAAGAAGGATGAACCATGGTGGCCTGTGCTTAAAACCTCCAAAGATCTGATAGAAATCATAACAACAATTGTATGGGTAACATCTGGTCACCATGCAGCTGTGAACTTCGGACAGTATACTTATGCTGGTTATTTCCCTAACCGACCTACAATTGCAAGAACTAATATGCCAACCGAAGACCCTTCTGAAGAAGATTGGAAGAGGTTCATGAAGAAACCAGAAACAGCACTTTTGCAGTGCTTCCCTTCAAAGCTTCAAGCAATAAGGGTGATGGCTGTTTTGGACATTTTGTCTAATCATTCTCCGGATGAGGAATACCTTGGAGAGACCATGGAGCAGTCATGGGCTGATGATCCCATAATAAAGGCAGCGTTTGAAAGGTTTAATGAAAGGCTGAAGATGATCGAAGGGATCATTGATGAGAGGAACGAAAACACTCAATTCAAGAACAGAAATGGAGCTGGAACCTTGCCTTATGAGCTTTTGAAGCCCTTTTCTCCACCTGGGGTCACTGGAAAGGGTGTTCCCTATAGcatctccatttga
- the LOC107412653 gene encoding linoleate 13S-lipoxygenase 2-1, chloroplastic isoform X1 produces MLNPHQLVGNTNLNSAQIVFLVNRPFVHGHQNTTTSQAILSRPYNSFQRKHKQLQICFINPAANIKAIASATTEEEAEEAKEAEEAKEAEEAKEAEKAKEAEKAIKVKAVVTVQPTVGGFFKNLGIDRGLDDIQDLLGKTLQLELVCADLDPGTGQEKETIKGFAQKKGKEEKGKKRGIKYETTFEVPIDFGKVGAILVQNEHHKEMYVEDIVLDGFPYGPVHVVCNSWIHSKFDNPQKRVFFTTKSYLPWETPSGLWRLRKEELETLRGNGEGERKSFERIYDYDVYNDVGDPDKSWDLRRPVLGGKDRPYPRRCRTGRPPCESDPLSEKRSKRFYVPRDECFSEIKQLTFSAKTLRSVLHTLAPSLGTVMVDKNLGFPYFTAIDSLFSEGVDLPPIGNEGFLRTILPRVVKAITDTGGDVLRFETPEAFNRDKFFWFRDEEFARQTLAGLNPYSIRLITEWPLKSKLDPEIYGPQESGITTEMINQEIGGIMTIDEAMKKKKLFILDYHDLLLPFVKRVRQIKGTTLYGSRTIFFLNPDGTLRPLAIELTRPPMDDKPQWKQVFTPCSWHSTGVWLWRIAKTHVLAHDSGYHQLVSHWLRTHCVTEPYVIATNRQLSVMHPIYRLLHPHFRYTIEINALAREALINAEGTIETCFAPGKYAGEVSSVAYDVEWRFDLQALPADLISRGMAVEDPEAPHGLKLTIEDYPFANDGLLLWDAIKEWVSNYVNHYYPDPSQVESDEELQAWWTEIRTKGHEDKKDEPWWPVLKTSKDLIEIITTIVWVTSGHHAAVNFGQYTYAGYFPNRPTIARTNMPTEDPSEEDWKRFMKKPETALLQCFPSKLQAIRVMAVLDILSNHSPDEEYLGETMEQSWADDPIIKAAFERFNERLKMIEGIIDERNENTQFKNRNGAGTLPYELLKPFSPPGVTGKGVPYSISI; encoded by the exons atgctGAATCCTCATCAACTAGTTGGAAATACAAACCTCAACTCAGCCCAAATCGTCTTTCTGGTAAATAGACCTTTTGTCCATGGCCATCAAAATACTACTACTTCGCAAGCCATTCTGTCAAGGCCTTATAATTCGTTCCAAAGAAAACACAAACAGCTTCAGATTTGCTTCATTAATCCAGCTGCCAACATAAAAGCTATAGCCAGTGCCACCACCGAAGAGGAAGCTGAGGAAGCCAAGGAAGCTGAGGAAGCCAAGGAAGCTGAGGAAGCCAAGGAAGCTGAGAAAGCCAAGGAAGCTGAGAAAGCCATTAAAGTGAAAGCCGTGGTAACCGTTCAACCAACGGTTGGTGGCTTTTtcaaaaaccttggtatagacCGAGGGCTTGATGATATTCAAGATTTGCTCGGTAAAACACTCCAGCTTGAGCTTGTTTGCGCCGACCTTGATCCTG GAACGGGACAAGAAAAGGAGACGATAAAAGGGTTCGCCCAAAAGAAAGGTAAAGAGGAGAAAGGGAAAAAGAGAGGGATAAAGTATGAGACCACTTTTGAAGTTCCAATTGATTTTGGTAAGGTTGGAGCGATTTTGGTACAGAATGAGCACCACAAGGAGATGTACGTagaggatattgttcttgatgGATTCCCTTATGGTCCTGTACACGTTGTCTGCAATTCCTGGATACACTCCAAATTTGACAATCCTCAAAAGAGAGTATTTTTCACTACCAAG TCGTATTTGCCATGGGAGACGCCAAGTGGGTTGTGGAGGTTGAGAAAAGAAGAGCTTGAGACTCTCAGAGGGAATGGGGAAGGAGAGCGAAAGAGCTTCGAAAGAATCTACGACTACGACGTCTACAACGATGTCGGCGATCCCGATAAGAGCTGGGATCTCCGCCGCCCCGTCCTCGGCGGCAAAGACCGTCCCTATCCACGCCGTTGCCGGACCGGTCGACCACCTTGTGAATCAG ATCCATTGTCGGAGAAAAGGAGTAAGCGTTTCTATGTTCCACGAGACGAATGCTTCTCGGAGATAAAGCAGCTGACTTTCTCCGCAAAAACTCTCCGCTCGGTTTTGCATACATTAGCACCTTCCTTGGGGACAGTAATGGTGGATAAAAACCTGGGATTTCCTTACTTCACAGCCATTGATTCCCTTTTCAGCGAAGGGGTGGATCTGCCTCCCATTGGAAACGAAGGCTTTCTCAGAACAATTCTTCCTCGTGTCGTCAAAGCTATTACCGATACCGGAGGAGATGTTTTGCGCTTTGAGACCCCTGAAGCCTTTAACC GGGATAAGTTTTTCTGGTTTAGGGACGAGGAATTTGCAAGGCAGACCCTTGCTGGACTCAACCCTTATAGCATACGGTTGATCACG GAATGGCCATTAAAGAGTAAACTTGATCCTGAGATATACGGTCCACAGGAATCAGGAATCACTACAGAAATGATAAATCAAGAGATTGGAGGCATCATGACCATCGATGAG gccatgaagaaaaagaagttgTTCATCTTAGATTACCACGACCTTTTGTTACCTTTTGTTAAAAGAGTAAGACAGATTAAAGGGACAACACTATATGGATCACGAACAATATTCTTCCTAAACCCAGATGGCACATTGAGACCATTGGCCATTGAGCTCACCCGACCACCAATGGATGATAAACCCCAGTggaagcaagttttcacacccTGCAGTTGGCATTCTACTGGTGTCTGGCTATGGAGGATTGCCAAAACTCATGTTCTCGCCCATGATTCTGGTTATCACCAACTCGTTAGTCACTG GCTAAGAACTCATTGTGTAACAGAACCTTATGTAATTGCCACGAACAGGCAACTTAGTGTGATGCATCCAATCTATAGACTATTGCATCCTCATTTCCGGTACACGATAGAGATCAATGCTCTTGCACGAGAAGCGCTTATCAATGCCGAAGGCACCATTGAGACTTGTTTTGCACCTGGCAAGTACGCCGGAGAGGTTAGCTCTGTTGCTTATGACGTTGAATGGCGCTTCGACTTGCAAGCATTGCCTGCTGACCTTATTAGCAG AGGAATGGCTGTTGAAGACCCAGAAGCCCCACATGGCCTGAAGCTCACAATTGAAGATTACCCTTTTGCAAATGATGGTTTACTTCTATGGGATGCCATAAAAGAATGGGTCTCTAACTATGTGAACCATTACTACCCTGATCCGAGCCAAGTAGAATCTGATGAAGAGCTTCAAGCATGGTGGACAGAGATCAGAACTAAAGGCCATGAAGACAAGAAGGATGAACCATGGTGGCCTGTGCTTAAAACCTCCAAAGATCTGATAGAAATCATAACAACAATTGTATGGGTAACATCTGGTCACCATGCAGCTGTGAACTTCGGACAGTATACTTATGCTGGTTATTTCCCTAACCGACCTACAATTGCAAGAACTAATATGCCAACCGAAGACCCTTCTGAAGAAGATTGGAAGAGGTTCATGAAGAAACCAGAAACAGCACTTTTGCAGTGCTTCCCTTCAAAGCTTCAAGCAATAAGGGTGATGGCTGTTTTGGACATTTTGTCTAATCATTCTCCGGATGAGGAATACCTTGGAGAGACCATGGAGCAGTCATGGGCTGATGATCCCATAATAAAGGCAGCGTTTGAAAGGTTTAATGAAAGGCTGAAGATGATCGAAGGGATCATTGATGAGAGGAACGAAAACACTCAATTCAAGAACAGAAATGGAGCTGGAACCTTGCCTTATGAGCTTTTGAAGCCCTTTTCTCCACCTGGGGTCACTGGAAAGGGTGTTCCCTATAGcatctccatttga